The DNA segment ATTTCGGGCTGTTGATGTTCTTCACCCGCGGGGTGTCGATCTACAACCTGCCGGACTGGCTGACGTCGCGCGTCGTGCTGTTCGAGCATGAGATGGCCGATGGCAGCTGGATCGAGATCACCCTGCCGGTGCTGGTCATGCTGATCTGCGTGGTGGCCACCTGGGTGTTCATCACCCGCACCACGACCGGACGGCAGCTCTACGCCTTCGGTGACAATCCGGAAGGAGCCCGAAGGTTCGGCATCAATATCGGCGCCATGCAGTTCATCGCGTTCGGCTGGCTTGGGCTGATGGCCGGGATTGGCGGGCTGATCCAGGCGCATTATGCGCAGGAAGTGGTTCCGAATGCCCTCTACGGCCGCGAACTGGATGTGCTGGCCGCAGTGGTGCTCGGCGGTGCGCGGCTTGGCGGTGGCAAGGGATCGGTTCTCGGCTGCGTGCTCGGCGTGCTTTTGATTTCGATCACCCAGAACGGGCTCAACCTGGCGGGGGTCTCGCCCTATGCCTTCAAGATGATCGTCGGCGCCATCATTCTCGTCGCCATCACCCTGTCCAATACCAGCATCGAAAAACTGCTGCCGTTCATGCGCCAGGAGGAGGGCCGCAAATGACCGCAATCCTCAACCGCATCAGGACGGCGCTGGGGCCGGATATGGCCGGGCCGGGTTTTGCGCTGATCGCCGTTATCGTGGTCTTCAGCCTTGCCTCGCCGCAATTCTTCAGCCGCGCGACCTTCGGCTCCGTCGCCTTCCAGCTGCCGGAACTCGGGCTTTTGACCCTTGCCATGCTTTTGCCGGTTCTGACCGGCGGGCTGAACCTTGCGATCACCTTCACCGCCAATATTGCCGGGCTGACGGTTGCCTGGGTGCTACAGCAGAATGGCGGTGCCGATGCCGGCCCCTTCGCGTTCTTCCTCGGCTCCGTGCTCGGGATCGGTGTCGGCGCGCTGAGCGGGCTGGTGATGGGGC comes from the Pararhizobium qamdonense genome and includes:
- a CDS encoding ABC transporter permease, with translation MRKTVQSHATEFALLAVIAIISLFLSLATDRFFSLGNAFDLINTSSVNIIFAVGLLVVLIAGGIDISFAVAASVVQYVAALMLGWMGGGGWISGLLIAGALGVLLGAINAFLIHRFRIISIVATIATFNIYFGLLMFFTRGVSIYNLPDWLTSRVVLFEHEMADGSWIEITLPVLVMLICVVATWVFITRTTTGRQLYAFGDNPEGARRFGINIGAMQFIAFGWLGLMAGIGGLIQAHYAQEVVPNALYGRELDVLAAVVLGGARLGGGKGSVLGCVLGVLLISITQNGLNLAGVSPYAFKMIVGAIILVAITLSNTSIEKLLPFMRQEEGRK